From a single Micromonospora carbonacea genomic region:
- a CDS encoding ricin-type beta-trefoil lectin domain protein yields MSGTRRLLRRPSALALLLVGTLLAVGGAVGGLAAPARAATSITINGASGGKTFDGLGAVSGGGGNSRLLIDYPEPQRGQILDYLFKPDYGASLQILKVEIGGDTNSTSGSEPSHSHFRGDLDCNRGYEWWIMEQAKLRNPSIKLVGLAWGAPGWIGNGTFMSQDSIDYHLSWLGCAKQHNLTIDYLTAAQNERLYDANWTINLRTALNNNGYAGVKLIFGDDYPGSWNPANVAVNNAALRNAIDVIGGHYPCGYLAAQTTCTVSANATATGETLWNSEGGSQDYNDGAKPLARGINRGYLDGRMTAYINWNLIGATTTNIPWATVGLMLANQPWSGWYAVGKNAWTLAHTTQFTAPGWKYLDSSSGYIGGARNNGSYVSLKSPNNTDYTTVVETMDATAAQTLDLTVTGGLSTGSVRVWSTNLNSNNTADHFVRGADITPSGGRYSLTVQPGRVYTITTTTGGGKGTATSPPQGQLSLPYSDNFDSYPAGKLARYLQDNQGAFETAACGGGRAGMCLRQSSPMAPITWKTLADPSTYGGNLNWNNYTVSADVLLEKAGYVQLEGRVGSQNLDPVSAQNAYFLRVTDAGAWSILRNNTSNQLTTLRSGTVAALGTNRWHSLALGFSGSTITATVDGVTVGTATDSSFGAGLVGFGTSQGQTAQFDNLSVVPGVGGGTQVALRNTNAGRCLDVPSQSQTNGTQLTLWDCNGGANQQWTQTAGKQLQVYGTKCLDAEGAATSSGTRVIIWDCTGGTNQQWNLNSDGTITGVQSGLCLSPTGGGTANGTQVVIATCTGGNSQKWTRS; encoded by the coding sequence ATGTCAGGAACCAGGCGGCTCCTTCGCCGCCCATCGGCCCTCGCGCTTCTGCTCGTCGGCACTCTGCTGGCCGTCGGCGGCGCGGTGGGCGGGCTCGCCGCGCCGGCCCGGGCCGCCACCTCGATCACGATCAACGGCGCGTCGGGCGGCAAGACCTTCGACGGCCTCGGCGCGGTCAGCGGCGGCGGCGGCAACAGCCGGCTGCTGATCGACTATCCCGAGCCCCAGCGCGGCCAGATCCTCGACTACCTCTTCAAGCCCGACTACGGCGCCTCGTTGCAGATCCTCAAGGTGGAGATCGGCGGCGACACCAACTCCACCAGCGGGTCCGAGCCGAGCCACTCCCACTTCCGCGGCGACCTCGACTGCAACCGGGGCTACGAGTGGTGGATCATGGAGCAGGCCAAGCTCCGCAACCCGAGCATCAAGCTCGTCGGGCTGGCCTGGGGCGCGCCGGGCTGGATCGGCAACGGCACCTTCATGTCCCAGGACTCGATCGACTACCACCTGTCCTGGCTGGGCTGCGCCAAGCAGCACAACCTGACCATCGACTACCTCACCGCCGCCCAGAACGAGCGGTTGTACGACGCCAACTGGACCATCAACCTGCGTACCGCGCTCAACAACAACGGCTACGCGGGCGTGAAGCTCATCTTCGGCGACGACTACCCGGGCAGCTGGAACCCGGCCAACGTGGCCGTCAACAACGCGGCGCTGCGCAACGCGATCGACGTCATCGGCGGCCACTACCCGTGCGGCTACCTGGCCGCGCAGACCACCTGCACCGTGTCGGCCAACGCCACCGCCACCGGCGAGACCCTGTGGAACAGCGAGGGCGGCTCGCAGGACTACAACGACGGCGCCAAGCCGCTGGCGCGCGGCATCAACCGGGGCTACCTCGACGGGCGGATGACCGCGTACATCAACTGGAACCTGATCGGCGCGACCACCACGAACATCCCCTGGGCCACCGTCGGGCTGATGCTGGCCAACCAGCCCTGGTCCGGCTGGTACGCCGTCGGCAAGAACGCCTGGACGCTCGCCCACACCACCCAGTTCACCGCGCCGGGCTGGAAGTACCTGGACTCGTCCAGCGGCTACATCGGCGGCGCGCGCAACAACGGCAGCTACGTGTCGCTGAAGTCGCCGAACAACACCGACTACACCACGGTCGTCGAGACCATGGACGCGACCGCCGCGCAGACCCTGGACCTCACCGTCACCGGCGGGCTCTCCACCGGCTCCGTGCGGGTGTGGTCGACCAACCTGAACTCCAACAACACCGCCGACCACTTCGTCCGCGGCGCCGACATCACCCCCTCGGGCGGCCGCTACTCGCTGACCGTGCAGCCCGGCCGCGTCTACACGATCACCACCACGACGGGCGGGGGCAAGGGCACCGCGACCAGCCCGCCGCAGGGGCAGCTCAGCCTGCCCTACAGCGACAACTTCGACAGCTACCCCGCCGGCAAGCTGGCCCGGTACCTCCAGGACAACCAGGGCGCGTTCGAGACCGCTGCCTGCGGCGGCGGCCGGGCCGGCATGTGCCTGCGCCAGTCGTCGCCGATGGCCCCGATCACCTGGAAGACCCTGGCCGACCCCAGCACGTACGGCGGCAACCTGAACTGGAACAACTACACGGTCTCGGCCGACGTGCTGCTGGAGAAGGCCGGCTACGTCCAGCTGGAGGGCCGGGTCGGCAGCCAGAACCTCGACCCGGTCAGCGCCCAGAACGCGTACTTCCTAAGGGTCACCGACGCCGGCGCGTGGTCGATCCTGCGCAACAACACCAGCAACCAGCTCACCACCCTGCGCAGCGGCACCGTCGCCGCGCTCGGCACCAACCGCTGGCACAGCCTCGCCCTGGGCTTCTCCGGCAGCACCATCACCGCCACCGTCGACGGGGTCACCGTGGGCACGGCCACCGACTCGTCCTTCGGCGCGGGTCTCGTCGGCTTCGGCACCAGCCAGGGCCAGACCGCCCAGTTCGACAACCTCAGCGTCGTGCCGGGCGTGGGCGGCGGCACGCAGGTCGCGCTGCGCAACACCAATGCCGGCCGGTGCCTGGACGTCCCGTCGCAGTCGCAGACCAACGGCACCCAGCTCACCCTGTGGGACTGCAACGGCGGGGCCAACCAGCAGTGGACGCAGACCGCCGGCAAGCAGCTCCAGGTGTACGGCACGAAGTGCCTCGACGCCGAGGGCGCGGCGACCTCGTCGGGGACCAGGGTGATCATCTGGGACTGCACCGGCGGCACCAACCAGCAGTGGAACCTCAACTCCGACGGCACGATCACCGGGGTGCAGTCCGGGCTGTGCCTGTCCCCGACCGGCGGCGGCACCGCCAACGGCACGCAGGTGGTCATCGCGACCTGCACCGGCGGCAACAGCCAGAAGTGGACGCGGAGCTGA
- a CDS encoding FadR/GntR family transcriptional regulator has protein sequence MALTDDAIAKIRSMIQSGELPPGARLPPEPQLAAQMGLSRSGVREAVKVLESARVLDVRRGDGTYVTSLAPRLLLEGLGVAVELLRDDTLLEVMEVRRMLEPVATGLAALRMTDADLDGLSRILEEMRAAADDAEKLIRFDTAFHHTVVAATGNETLTSLLDGLSSRTVRARVWRGLIEGNSAHQTIDEHHAIYLALRAGDQLLAQASALMHVNTSEAWLRRVLAVQATDA, from the coding sequence GTGGCACTGACCGACGACGCGATCGCGAAGATCCGCAGCATGATCCAGAGCGGCGAGCTGCCGCCGGGCGCGCGGCTGCCACCGGAGCCGCAACTGGCCGCGCAGATGGGGCTGTCCCGCAGCGGGGTGCGGGAGGCCGTGAAGGTGCTCGAATCGGCCCGGGTGCTCGACGTGCGGCGGGGCGACGGGACGTACGTCACCAGCCTCGCCCCCCGGCTGCTGCTGGAGGGCCTGGGCGTCGCGGTGGAGCTGCTGCGCGACGACACCCTGCTGGAGGTGATGGAGGTGCGCCGGATGCTGGAGCCGGTGGCGACCGGCCTGGCGGCGCTGCGGATGACCGACGCCGACCTCGACGGGCTCAGCCGGATCCTGGAGGAGATGCGGGCGGCGGCCGACGACGCGGAGAAGCTGATCCGGTTCGACACCGCCTTCCACCACACCGTCGTCGCCGCGACCGGCAACGAGACGCTCACCTCGCTGCTGGACGGGCTGTCCAGCCGTACGGTGCGGGCGCGGGTGTGGCGCGGGTTGATCGAGGGCAACTCGGCGCACCAGACGATCGACGAGCACCACGCGATCTACCTCGCGCTGCGCGCGGGTGACCAGTTGCTGGCCCAGGCCAGCGCGCTGATGCACGTCAACACCTCCGAGGCGTGGCTGCGGCGGGTGCTCGCCGTCCAGGCGACGGACGCCTGA